From one Verrucomicrobiia bacterium genomic stretch:
- a CDS encoding transposase, which produces MRLPRIKADPSLPATYHCMSRVAGRLPLLDDSAKHKLLNILHHLARFCDIDIITFCMMSNHFHLLIRVPPKP; this is translated from the coding sequence ATGAGACTTCCCCGCATCAAGGCGGATCCCTCCCTCCCGGCGACGTACCATTGCATGTCGCGAGTTGCCGGCCGCCTCCCACTCCTCGACGACTCCGCCAAGCACAAGCTGCTCAACATCCTCCATCACCTCGCCCGCTTCTGCGACATCGACATCATCACCTTCTGCATGATGTCCAACCACTTCCATCTCCTCATCCGCGTCCCGCCCAAACCT